The Impatiens glandulifera chromosome 3, dImpGla2.1, whole genome shotgun sequence genome contains a region encoding:
- the LOC124929553 gene encoding phenylalanine--tRNA ligase beta subunit, cytoplasmic, whose amino-acid sequence MPTVSVGRDRLFEALGHTYTQEEFEDLCFSFGIELDDVTTEKAIIRKERNLKGDDESADDEEVIYKIEVPANRYDLLCLEGLAQSLRIFLGFDQIPTYKLANISVESMLKMHVKSETESIRPHIVCAVLRGVHFDEVRYNSFIELQDRLHQNICRRRTLVSIGTHDLDTIEGPFTYEALPPSDINFVPLKQVKNFRADELMEFYKSDMKLKKFLHIIENSPVYPVIYDRNRTVLSLPPIINSAHSAITLKTRNVFIEVTATDLTKAKIVLNTMVAMFSVYCERKFEVEPVEVISSVGKSSVYPDLSLYHTEVSVQYINDILGVPLAAEKVTNLLNKMQLHAESSYSGSKTGYIKVSVPPTRSDILHACDVAEDVAIAFGYNEIPKRIPPSLKPLPLNQFTDLIRSEIAMSGFTEVLTWVLCSYKENFAMLNREDDKSTSVIIGNPRSSDFEVVRTSLMPGILKTVGHNKDHPKPIKIFEVGDITLLDESRDVGAKNIRRLGALYCGANSGFELIHGLIDRIMEVVGSPFVQPGDNTGYYIERADEPEFLRGRQARVIFRGKCIGTFGIVHPEVLSNFDIPDPCSFVELDIESFL is encoded by the exons ATGCCTACGGTCAGTGTTGGAAGAGACCGTCTTTTCGAAGCTCTTGGACACACTTACA CTCAAGAAGAATTTGAAGACTTGTGTTTCAGTTTTGGAATTGAGCTCGACGATGTT ACTACAGAGAAAGCAATTATTAGAAAAGAGAGGAATTTAAAAGGAGATGATGAATCAGCTGATGATGAGGAAGTCATATACAAAATTGAGGTTCCTGCTAACAG ATATGATTTGCTTTGCCTTGAAGGCCTTGCGCAATCCCTGCGGATATTCCTTGGATTCGATCAGATACCTACATACAAGTTAGCAAATATTAGTGTGGAATCCATGCTCAAAATGCATGTAAAGTCTGAG ACAGAAAGTATCCGCCCACATATTGTTTGTGCTGTTTTAAGAGGTGTACATTTTGATGAAGTGAGATACAACAGTTTCATTGAACTTCAGGATCGGTTGCATCAGAACATTTGCAG ACGGAGAACTCTTGTTTCTATTGGAACCCATGACTTGGACACCATTGAAGGGCCATTTACGTATGAG GCTTTGCCACCGTCAGACATCAACTTTGTACCTCTAAAACAG GTTAAAAACTTCAGAGCTGATGAACTGATGGAGTTTTACAAA TCAGATATGAAGCTGAAAAAGTTCTTGCACATAATTGAGAATTCACCTGTTTACCCTGTTATATATGACCGAAACAG AACGGTACTATCACTGCCCCCCATTATTAACAGTGCACATTCTGCAATTACATTAAAGACTAGGAACGTTTTTATTGAAGTTACTGCCACTGATTTGACAAAGGCCAAGATTGTCTTAAATACAATG GTAGCTATGTTCTCAGTCTACTGTGAAAGGAAGTTTGAAGTAGAACCAGTTGAAGTGATATCTTCTGTTGGGAAATCGAGTGTTTATCCTGACCTGTCTCTGTATCATACTGAAGTGTCTGTTCAGTACATCAATGATATTTTAGGAGTTCCTCTTGCAGCAGAGAAG GTTACTAACCTGTTAAACAAAATGCAATTGCATGCTGAAAGCTCTTACTCTGGGAGCAAAACTGGGTACATAAAGGTATCTGTACCTCCTACCAGAAGTGACATCCTTCATGCATGTGATGTGGCTGAG GATGTTGCAATTGCATTTGGATACAATGAGATTCCAAAAAGAATACCTCCATCTTTGAAGCCGTTGCCTTTAAACCAGTTCACTGATCTCATCAGGTCTGAG ATTGCAATGAGTGGTTTTACGGAGGTGTTAACATGGGTACTCTGCTCCTATAAAGAAAATTTTGCCATGCTAAACAGGGAAGATGACAAATCAACATCTGTCATAATTGGAAATCCTCGTTCCTCTGATTTTGAG GTTGTCAGGACTAGTCTCATGCCTGGTATATTGAAAACTGTGGGGCACAACAAGGATCATCCAAAGCCTATAAAA ATATTTGAAGTGGGAGATATAACACTGTTGGATGAGTCAAGAGATGTTGGTGCAAAAAATATCCGCAGACTTGGGGCTCTGTACTGTGGGGCTAACTCAGGCTTTGAG CTCATTCATGGTCTTATTGACAGAATCATGGAAGTTGTCGGTTCACCATTTGTTCAACCAGGAGATAATACTGGCTACTATATTGAACGTGCAGAT GAGCCCGAGTTTCTCAGGGGTAGACAAGCTAGAGTCATTTTCAGAGGGAAATGTATTGGCACTTTCGGAATTGTGCATCCAGAG GTGTTGAGCAACTTTGACATCCCTGATCCATGCTCATTCGTGGAACTTGACATTGAGAGTTTCCTATAG
- the LOC124931449 gene encoding plant cysteine oxidase 3, with the protein MYGIKFLNMVKKAFPCLSSPSSFYSTSPSSSDSPIQALFDLTVSTFTPSTSPTSPQSIQKLSSVLDNIVPADVGLQEESEEDDRGHGFFGFNQLNRVARWAQPLTYIDIHESDSFTMCIFCFPTSSVIPLHDHPGMTVLSKVLYGTMHVKAYDWVEPAFVRRNLGPNHSEVRLAKLSVDKVLTAPCETSVLYPNSGGNVHCFTAVTPCAVIDILAPPYNEVAGRKCSYYRDHPYSTSSFGKSIKQIEGKEDEYAWLETIGTPDDLYMRHGEYKGPDIVVHG; encoded by the exons ATGTATGGAATCAAGTTTCTGAACATGGTGAAGAAGGCATTTCCTTGTCTTTCTTCTCCATCTTCTTTCTACTCcacttctccttcttcttctgaTTCTCCAATTCAAGCTTTGTTTGATCTCACTGTAAGCACTTTCACGCCTTCAACCTCTCCTACCTCTCCTCAATCAATTCAAAAGCTCTCTTCTGTCTTAG ATAATATTGTTCCTGCTGATGTTGGACTTCAAGAAGAAAGTGAAGAGGATGATAGAGGTCATGGATTTTTTGGATTCAATCAATTAAATCGTGTGGCTCGATGGGCTCAACCGCTTACTTACATTGACATTCATGAAAGCGACAGTTTTACA ATGTGCATATTTTGCTTTCCTACTTCTTCTGTTATCCCACTACATGATCATCCTGGAATGACTGTGTTAAGCAAAGTTCTATATGGGACCATGCATGTAAAAGCTTATGATTGGGTTGAGCCTGCTTTCGTCCGAAGGAATTTGGGACCGAATCATTCTGAAG TAAGATTGGCGAAACTGAGTGTGGATAAAGTGTTAACTGCTCCATGCGAGACATCGGTTCTATACCCTAACAGTGGGGGGAATGTACATTGCTTCACCGCAGTCACCCCTTGTGCTGTAATCGACATTCTTGCCCCTCCTTATAATGAAGTGGCTGGAAGAAAATGCTCTTATTATCGTGACCATCCTTACTCCACCTCCT CTTTTGGAAAATCTATTAAGCAAATTGAAGGGAAGGAAGATGAATATGCTTGGCTTGAAACTATAGGAACGCCAGATGATCTGTATATGCGCCACGGAGAATACAAAGGCCCTGATATTGTTGTTCATGGCTAA